A portion of the Pseudomonas synxantha BG33R genome contains these proteins:
- a CDS encoding alpha-1,4-glucan--maltose-1-phosphate maltosyltransferase, with the protein MTAEILAPEGCALPLSQALLLPRIAIESTMPVIDKGEFAVKAVVGQRVNVTSKVFADGHDKLAVLIRWRALEDESWHSVVMTDVGNNGWEGAFTVAHLGPHEYCIEAWIDTFASFCYELRKKHEAGVPVSLELQEGRSLVLQAAERSDNELRDRLMLLHHELSGLLETEQVALFLHEDSAHLMTQADHRAYLSISPAYPIDVEREAAQFASWYELFPRSITDDPARHGTFNDVHSRLSMIHDMGFDVLYFPPIHPIGRSHRKGKNNSLTAGPDDPGSPYAIGSEEGGHEAIHPQLGSREDFRRLVKAAADHGLEIALDFAIQCSQDHPWLEQHPGWFNWRPDGTIKYAENPPKKYQDIVNVDFYAADAIPGLWTELRDIVVGWVEEGVKTFRVDNPHTKPLPFWQWLISDVRSKYPEVIFLAEAFTTPAMMARLGKVGYSQSYTYFTWRNTKAELSEYLTQLNQSPWRECYRPNFFVNTPDINPGFLHQSGRPGFLIRAALATMGSGLWGMYSGFELCEAAPVPGKEEYLDSEKYEIRPRDFTAPGNIIAEIAQLNRIRRQNPALHTHLGLKLYNAWNDNILYFGKRSEDGTNFILVAVNLDPFNAQEAHFELPLWELGLPDDAQTQGEDLMNGHRWTWYGKTQWTRLEPQMPFGIWRITHSPG; encoded by the coding sequence ATGACTGCTGAAATACTGGCTCCAGAGGGCTGCGCACTGCCGTTGTCGCAAGCGCTGTTGTTACCCAGGATCGCTATCGAAAGCACCATGCCGGTGATCGACAAGGGGGAATTTGCCGTCAAGGCCGTGGTCGGCCAGCGCGTCAATGTCACCAGTAAAGTATTCGCCGATGGCCACGACAAACTGGCGGTGCTGATCCGCTGGCGCGCGCTGGAGGATGAAAGCTGGCACAGCGTGGTCATGACTGATGTCGGTAACAATGGCTGGGAGGGCGCGTTCACCGTCGCCCACCTCGGCCCGCATGAATACTGCATCGAGGCATGGATCGATACCTTCGCCAGCTTCTGCTATGAACTGCGCAAGAAACACGAGGCCGGGGTGCCGGTCAGCCTTGAATTGCAGGAGGGCCGTAGCCTGGTGTTGCAGGCCGCCGAGCGCAGTGACAACGAATTGCGCGACCGCTTGATGTTGTTGCACCACGAATTGTCGGGCCTGCTGGAAACCGAGCAGGTGGCGTTGTTCCTGCACGAAGACAGTGCACACTTGATGACCCAGGCCGATCATCGCGCTTATCTGAGCATCAGCCCGGCCTACCCGATTGACGTAGAGCGTGAGGCGGCGCAGTTCGCCAGTTGGTATGAGCTGTTTCCCCGCTCGATCACTGACGATCCGGCCCGCCACGGTACATTCAACGACGTGCACTCGCGCTTGTCGATGATCCACGACATGGGCTTTGACGTGCTGTACTTCCCGCCGATCCATCCCATCGGCCGCAGCCACCGAAAGGGCAAGAACAACTCACTCACCGCCGGCCCCGATGATCCGGGCAGCCCCTATGCCATCGGCAGCGAGGAGGGCGGGCACGAGGCGATTCACCCGCAACTGGGCAGTCGTGAGGATTTCCGTCGCCTGGTCAAAGCCGCTGCCGACCACGGCCTGGAAATTGCGCTGGACTTTGCCATCCAATGCTCCCAGGACCATCCGTGGCTTGAACAGCACCCTGGCTGGTTCAACTGGCGCCCCGATGGCACGATTAAATACGCAGAGAACCCGCCGAAAAAGTATCAGGACATCGTTAACGTCGATTTCTATGCGGCGGATGCGATTCCGGGCTTATGGACAGAGCTACGCGATATTGTGGTGGGTTGGGTGGAAGAGGGCGTGAAGACCTTTCGCGTCGATAACCCCCACACCAAGCCGCTGCCATTCTGGCAATGGCTGATCAGTGATGTCAGGTCCAAATACCCTGAGGTGATCTTCCTCGCCGAAGCCTTTACCACTCCAGCGATGATGGCGCGCCTGGGCAAGGTCGGCTATTCCCAGAGCTACACCTACTTCACCTGGCGCAATACCAAGGCCGAGTTGAGCGAGTATCTGACCCAATTGAACCAGTCGCCGTGGCGCGAATGCTACCGACCGAACTTCTTCGTCAATACTCCGGATATCAACCCAGGCTTTTTGCACCAGTCCGGACGCCCTGGCTTCTTGATCCGTGCCGCGCTGGCGACCATGGGCTCGGGCCTGTGGGGCATGTATTCAGGCTTTGAACTGTGCGAAGCCGCGCCAGTGCCGGGCAAGGAGGAATACCTGGATTCGGAGAAGTACGAAATCCGCCCGCGGGACTTCACTGCCCCCGGCAACATCATTGCCGAGATCGCCCAACTCAACCGTATCCGTCGGCAGAACCCGGCCCTGCACACACACCTGGGCCTCAAGCTCTACAACGCCTGGAACGACAACATCCTGTATTTCGGCAAGCGCAGCGAAGATGGCACCAACTTCATCCTGGTGGCGGTCAACCTCGACCCCTTTAACGCTCAGGAAGCCCATTTTGAACTACCGCTGTGGGAGCTGGGCCTGCCGGATGACGCCCAGACCCAGGGTGAAGACTTGATGAACGGCCACCGTTGGACCTGGTACGGCAAGACCCAATGGACACGGCTTGAACCGCAGATGCCCTTTGGAATCTGGCGCATCACCCATTCCCCAGGCTGA
- a CDS encoding M10 family metallopeptidase C-terminal domain-containing protein, with translation MSTINLQHLSGTQPSPPGDSSGAHAQGRPTQQQVDALLNAGPNWSVTPKAPDRAQQSPDTRSNQTSPEQHADATKRVSDTHTLLTPETINALQGNPDSAQSRAIKSELEWIFQPENRRAALRGPDAKANRKKFEEMSVVLNAGARNLNSAKHKTTEEVMNKFAFKNIEALLGAFDGDASSSFGRLDNSLAELAKIKQHYSRMDSTYKTLSNTCDSLAKEKLDASQADATPPPAASDTGHDSPATYSFRSVSESTLESPQEIRNFKSQDKLNLTGIQKQLNASLRWVERTPESNGEIQIQYSPNNKVSVVVIADAPGKPSFVLKVFGEVRQSNIMT, from the coding sequence ATGTCGACTATCAACCTTCAGCACCTTTCCGGCACGCAGCCATCGCCACCTGGAGACTCCAGCGGCGCCCACGCTCAGGGCCGGCCAACACAGCAGCAGGTGGATGCGTTGCTCAACGCTGGCCCGAACTGGTCCGTTACGCCCAAGGCACCGGACCGTGCACAGCAATCGCCTGACACGCGTTCCAATCAGACCTCTCCTGAGCAACACGCAGACGCGACGAAACGCGTGAGCGATACTCATACACTATTGACCCCGGAAACAATCAACGCGCTACAGGGCAATCCGGACTCTGCCCAATCTCGTGCAATCAAGTCCGAACTCGAATGGATTTTTCAGCCAGAAAACAGGCGCGCAGCGTTACGTGGGCCCGACGCCAAAGCGAACCGCAAAAAATTTGAAGAGATGAGCGTCGTGCTCAATGCCGGTGCCAGGAACCTGAACTCAGCCAAGCATAAAACAACAGAAGAGGTAATGAATAAATTCGCCTTTAAAAATATCGAGGCCCTGCTCGGGGCATTTGACGGCGACGCCTCGAGCTCTTTTGGCCGTCTCGATAACTCACTCGCTGAGTTAGCCAAAATCAAACAACATTATTCCAGGATGGACTCGACCTATAAAACCTTAAGCAATACCTGCGATTCGCTGGCCAAGGAAAAACTCGACGCGTCGCAAGCCGATGCCACGCCACCGCCAGCGGCCTCCGACACTGGCCACGACAGCCCTGCAACGTACAGCTTCCGCTCTGTCAGCGAATCCACACTCGAGTCTCCTCAAGAGATCCGGAATTTCAAATCCCAAGACAAATTGAACCTGACCGGCATTCAGAAACAGTTGAACGCCTCGCTGCGATGGGTTGAACGCACCCCGGAGTCGAACGGGGAGATACAGATTCAATATTCGCCCAATAACAAAGTCAGCGTGGTAGTCATTGCTGACGCTCCAGGCAAGCCATCCTTTGTACTGAAGGTGTTTGGTGAGGTGCGCCAAAGCAACATCATGACCTGA
- a CDS encoding MgtC/SapB family protein: MDVWWQQVWQTLQAEFADIADARQLTQVTVRLLIAAILGGILGFEREHKGKAAGVRTHMLVALGAALFVLVPQMSGNQADAMSRVVQGVIAGIGFLGAGTILKGKEDEEGQHVKGLTTAAGLWMTAAIGVAAGMGRESTAVLSTLLALAVFSIMPRIVKLVEK, translated from the coding sequence ATGGACGTCTGGTGGCAACAAGTGTGGCAAACCCTGCAAGCCGAGTTCGCCGACATCGCCGATGCCCGGCAACTCACTCAAGTGACTGTGCGCCTGCTGATCGCTGCGATCCTGGGTGGCATCCTGGGTTTTGAGCGTGAACACAAGGGCAAGGCGGCGGGCGTGCGCACCCATATGCTGGTGGCGCTTGGCGCGGCGCTGTTCGTGCTGGTGCCGCAGATGTCCGGCAACCAGGCAGACGCCATGAGCCGGGTGGTTCAGGGGGTGATTGCGGGCATCGGCTTCCTTGGCGCCGGCACTATCCTCAAGGGCAAGGAAGATGAAGAAGGCCAGCATGTGAAGGGCCTGACCACGGCTGCCGGGTTGTGGATGACCGCCGCCATCGGGGTGGCGGCGGGCATGGGGCGTGAATCGACGGCGGTACTCAGTACGTTGCTGGCGCTGGCGGTGTTCAGCATCATGCCGAGAATCGTCAAGTTAGTGGAAAAGTGA
- a CDS encoding DUF3203 family protein yields the protein MTVRIENHLCYFTLDENGQEQSLPATRVTILTDHDKAMSYLELAGSRIYITEAEADALTVEGATDGRQHVKADEPGSVI from the coding sequence ATGACCGTACGCATCGAAAATCATCTGTGCTACTTCACGCTCGACGAAAACGGCCAGGAACAAAGCCTGCCCGCCACCCGAGTGACCATCCTTACCGATCACGACAAAGCCATGTCTTATCTGGAATTGGCGGGTTCTCGCATCTACATCACCGAAGCCGAGGCGGACGCCCTGACGGTTGAAGGCGCCACCGATGGCCGTCAGCATGTGAAGGCCGACGAACCGGGTTCGGTGATTTAA
- the ccoG gene encoding cytochrome c oxidase accessory protein CcoG produces MSERIPTVETFEPIHPKKVKAKSSDNLIHTRSFTGLFRTLRVSGAALLFLAFFGTVWLNWGGRQAVLWDLAHSKFHIFGATFWPQDFILLSALLIICAFGLFAITVFAGRVWCGYTCPQSSFTWLFMWCEKITEGERNQRIKLQAAPWSLNKLARRSAKHTLWLGISVLTGLTFVGYFTPIRPLAVELLTWQIGGVSLFWVLFFTGATYINAGWLREAVCMHMCPYARFQSVMFDKDTLTISYNTARGERRGPRKREVQPADAGLGDCIDCQLCVQVCPTGIDIRDGLQMECIGCAACIDACDSIMDKMGYARGLVSYTSEHQLQGGKTHLLRPRLIGYSAVLLVMIAALVVALIERPMVSLDVTKDRGMFRENSQGLIENIYSLKVINKTQQRQDYRVELVDADGFQLQGKTRLSLAPGEIVDIPVSVALLADKPASSSQSLRFKVTDVDEPWIYSAADSRFVAPLNR; encoded by the coding sequence ATGAGCGAACGAATCCCAACCGTGGAAACCTTTGAGCCCATACACCCAAAGAAGGTGAAGGCCAAATCCAGCGATAACCTGATCCATACCCGCAGCTTTACCGGCCTGTTCCGCACCTTGCGTGTCAGCGGAGCGGCTTTGCTGTTCCTGGCCTTTTTCGGCACCGTTTGGCTGAACTGGGGTGGGCGCCAGGCCGTGCTGTGGGACCTGGCGCACAGCAAGTTCCACATTTTCGGCGCCACCTTCTGGCCGCAGGACTTTATCCTGCTCTCGGCGCTGCTGATCATCTGTGCCTTCGGCCTGTTTGCGATCACGGTGTTTGCCGGCCGCGTCTGGTGCGGCTATACCTGCCCGCAAAGCTCGTTCACGTGGCTGTTCATGTGGTGTGAAAAGATCACCGAGGGCGAGCGCAACCAGCGTATCAAGCTGCAGGCGGCCCCGTGGAGCCTGAACAAACTCGCGCGACGCTCAGCCAAACATACGCTGTGGCTGGGCATCAGCGTGCTGACCGGGCTGACCTTTGTCGGCTACTTCACGCCCATCCGTCCTCTCGCCGTCGAACTGCTGACCTGGCAAATCGGCGGGGTGAGCCTGTTCTGGGTGCTGTTTTTCACCGGCGCTACCTACATCAATGCCGGCTGGTTACGCGAAGCGGTGTGCATGCATATGTGCCCGTATGCGCGATTCCAAAGCGTGATGTTTGATAAAGACACCCTGACCATTTCCTACAATACCGCCCGCGGCGAACGCCGTGGCCCGCGCAAACGCGAAGTGCAGCCAGCCGATGCAGGGCTCGGTGATTGCATTGATTGCCAGCTGTGCGTGCAGGTGTGCCCTACCGGCATCGATATCCGCGACGGCCTGCAAATGGAATGTATCGGCTGCGCGGCCTGCATTGATGCCTGCGACTCGATCATGGACAAAATGGGCTATGCCCGTGGTTTGGTGAGCTACACCAGTGAACACCAACTGCAGGGTGGCAAGACTCATCTGCTCAGGCCGCGCCTGATCGGCTACAGTGCCGTACTGCTGGTAATGATTGCCGCGTTGGTGGTGGCCTTGATTGAACGGCCGATGGTGTCGCTGGATGTCACCAAGGACCGCGGCATGTTTCGCGAAAACAGCCAGGGTTTGATCGAGAACATCTACAGCCTCAAGGTCATCAACAAGACCCAGCAACGCCAGGACTATCGGGTGGAGCTGGTGGATGCCGATGGGTTCCAGTTGCAGGGCAAGACCCGGCTCAGCCTCGCGCCCGGAGAAATCGTCGATATACCGGTGTCAGTGGCACTGCTGGCCGATAAGCCGGCGAGCAGCTCGCAGAGCCTGCGCTTCAAGGTGACAGATGTGGATGAGCCCTGGATCTACAGCGCGGCGGACAGTCGCTTCGTCGCACCGTTGAACCGCTGA
- the mapR gene encoding GntR family transcriptional regulator MpaR (MapR regulates genes involved in Pseudomonas quinolone signal (PQS) production and anthranilate metabolism) — protein sequence MKRYEKFADDIAELIRSGVLGPGQRVPSVRYASQTYGVSPSTVFQAYYLLERRGLIRARPRSGYFVNTHAPSPFSEPVVSEQVHESTHVDVSELVFSVLDSIKDPNTVPFGSAFPSPMLFPLPRLARSLASASREMDPRLVVTDMSPGNPQLRRQIALRYMVGGLMLPMEELLITNGALEALNLCLQAVTEPGDLVAIEAPAFYACLQVLERLKLKAVEIPVHPRDGIDLNALAQSLERYPIKACWTMTSFQNPMGATLPEAKKQALVELLRSHQVPLIEDDVYAELYYGQHAPKPAKAFDTEGLVMHCGSFAKSLAPGYRVGWVAAGRFAQKVERLKLMTSLCPSMPAQAAIADYLQHGGYDRHLRKLRYALEEQQSAMLAAIARYFPAQTRVSQPAGGYFLWLELPEQTDSLKLFQMALAQGISIAPGPIFSATQRFRNCIRLNYGSPWNEASEKAMETLGRIVRSF from the coding sequence ATGAAACGCTACGAAAAATTCGCCGATGACATCGCAGAACTGATCCGCTCCGGCGTCCTTGGCCCAGGTCAGCGCGTACCGTCGGTGCGCTATGCCAGCCAGACCTACGGCGTCAGCCCGTCTACCGTGTTCCAAGCGTACTACTTGCTGGAACGCCGTGGCCTGATTCGCGCGCGGCCGCGTTCGGGCTACTTCGTCAACACCCATGCACCGAGCCCGTTTTCCGAGCCAGTGGTGAGCGAGCAGGTGCATGAGTCCACCCATGTGGACGTCAGTGAATTGGTGTTTTCGGTACTCGATTCCATCAAAGACCCTAATACAGTGCCCTTCGGCTCGGCCTTCCCCAGCCCGATGCTGTTCCCGTTGCCGCGCCTGGCCCGCTCCCTGGCCAGCGCCAGCCGCGAAATGGACCCGCGCCTGGTGGTCACCGACATGTCGCCGGGCAACCCGCAACTGCGCCGGCAGATTGCCCTGCGCTACATGGTCGGCGGCCTGATGCTGCCCATGGAGGAGCTGCTGATCACCAACGGTGCCCTGGAAGCGCTGAACCTGTGCCTGCAAGCCGTGACTGAACCGGGCGACCTGGTTGCCATCGAGGCACCGGCGTTCTACGCCTGCCTGCAAGTGCTGGAGCGCCTGAAACTCAAGGCCGTGGAAATCCCGGTGCACCCGCGCGATGGCATTGACCTGAACGCCTTGGCACAAAGTCTTGAGCGCTACCCAATCAAGGCCTGCTGGACCATGACCAGCTTCCAGAACCCCATGGGCGCCACCCTGCCCGAAGCCAAAAAACAGGCGCTGGTAGAGCTGTTGCGCAGCCATCAGGTGCCGTTGATCGAAGATGATGTCTATGCCGAGTTGTACTACGGGCAACACGCGCCAAAACCGGCCAAGGCGTTTGATACCGAAGGGCTGGTGATGCACTGCGGTTCCTTTGCCAAGAGCCTGGCACCGGGCTACCGCGTCGGCTGGGTCGCGGCCGGGCGCTTTGCGCAGAAGGTCGAGCGCCTGAAACTGATGACCTCGCTGTGCCCGTCGATGCCGGCCCAGGCGGCGATCGCCGACTACCTGCAACACGGCGGTTATGACCGGCATCTGCGCAAATTGCGCTATGCCCTGGAAGAACAGCAAAGCGCCATGCTGGCGGCCATCGCCCGCTACTTCCCGGCCCAGACACGGGTCAGCCAGCCGGCGGGCGGTTATTTTCTGTGGTTGGAATTGCCGGAGCAAACCGACTCGCTGAAATTGTTCCAGATGGCCCTGGCCCAGGGCATCAGCATCGCACCGGGGCCGATTTTTTCAGCGACCCAGCGCTTCAGAAACTGCATACGCTTGAACTATGGCAGCCCATGGAACGAGGCCTCGGAAAAAGCCATGGAGACATTGGGACGGATTGTGCGGTCTTTTTAA
- a CDS encoding SDR family oxidoreductase — protein MDKVVIITGGSRGIGAETALLAAREGYRICINYQSDEKAAQAVLEQVRGLGAQAIAVRADVSIEDEVIALFNRVDAELGRVTALVNNAGTVGQKSRVDEMSEFRILKIMKTNVLGPILCAKHAVLRMSPRHGGQGGSIVNVSSVAARLGSPGEYVDYAASKGALDTFTLGLSKEVAGEGIRVNAVRPGYIFTDFHALSGDPDRVSKLESGIPMARGGRPDEVAEAIIWLLSDKASYATGTFLDLGGGR, from the coding sequence ATGGACAAAGTTGTCATCATCACCGGAGGCAGCCGTGGGATTGGCGCCGAGACGGCCTTGCTGGCCGCTCGCGAAGGTTATCGCATCTGCATTAACTATCAGTCGGACGAGAAGGCTGCCCAGGCTGTGCTTGAACAAGTGCGCGGCCTCGGCGCCCAGGCCATTGCGGTGCGCGCTGATGTCAGCATCGAAGATGAAGTGATAGCGCTGTTCAATCGCGTGGATGCCGAATTGGGGCGTGTCACGGCGCTGGTCAATAACGCCGGTACTGTGGGGCAAAAGTCGCGGGTCGACGAGATGTCCGAGTTTCGTATCCTGAAGATCATGAAGACCAACGTGCTGGGCCCGATCCTGTGCGCCAAGCACGCGGTGCTGCGTATGTCGCCTCGGCATGGCGGGCAGGGTGGCAGTATCGTCAACGTGTCGTCGGTGGCGGCGCGGCTGGGGTCGCCAGGTGAGTATGTGGACTACGCAGCGTCCAAGGGCGCGCTGGATACCTTCACCCTCGGTCTGTCCAAAGAGGTCGCGGGTGAAGGCATTCGAGTCAACGCGGTACGCCCTGGTTATATCTTTACCGATTTCCACGCCCTGAGCGGCGACCCGGACCGCGTCAGCAAGTTGGAGTCCGGTATCCCCATGGCGCGTGGCGGGCGTCCGGATGAAGTGGCTGAGGCGATAATCTGGTTGCTGTCGGACAAGGCTTCATACGCCACCGGCACATTCCTCGACTTGGGCGGCGGTCGTTAA
- a CDS encoding putative bifunctional diguanylate cyclase/phosphodiesterase — MLIGSYSTSLVVISLCVAMLASYTALDLAGRIATTKGRAVYLWITGGAAAMGVGIWSMHFIGMLALRLPFAIGFDLGITALSLLIAVLSSGFALWLVSQPRLPAWQLAFGALVMGAGIASMHYTGMAAMRMTPGIDYDPTLFGASLLIAVMASGAALWIAFNLRRNTPYVRLARGAAAVVMGVAIVGMHYTGMAAAQFADDSFCGAALTGLSGKGLDNLVLVTSLAVLVIALLTSLLDARLEARTAVLADSLTLANQELTHLALHDMLTGLPNRTLLADRIQQGIQAVYEQGGCFALMFIDLDGFKPVNDAFGHHMGDQLLREVGLRLREDLRSQDTLARIGGDEFVLLVQLTQPDDAMGLAERQVGLINRAFTVAEHELKISASIGIAMFPGNGNNPQELLMNADAAMYHAKGMGKNGYSFFDASMNTNARKQLQLLQDLRNALEHGEFRLYYQPKFDAVSGIAVGAEALLRWEHPQQGLLLPAAFIALAEKTGLIIAIGEWVLDEACRQMSLWYAQGYQRWRIAVNLSALQFCHAGLVNSVAAALERHQLPANSLTLEITETTAMSDADASMTVLQQLSDMGVDLSIDDFGTGYSSLMYLKRLPANELKIDRGFVRDLEHDSDDAAIVSAIVALGQALDLRIVAEGVETDAQQNFLTRLGCDSLQGYLLGHPLPADSFMANILAGEDAPAPDKSHQ; from the coding sequence ATGTTGATCGGTAGCTATTCAACCTCCCTGGTCGTTATTTCCCTGTGCGTTGCAATGCTGGCGTCCTACACCGCGTTGGACCTGGCCGGGCGTATCGCTACGACGAAGGGGCGTGCCGTTTATCTATGGATTACCGGCGGCGCAGCGGCCATGGGGGTGGGTATCTGGTCCATGCACTTTATCGGCATGTTGGCGCTGCGCCTGCCGTTTGCCATTGGGTTTGACCTGGGCATCACCGCGTTGTCGTTGCTGATCGCCGTGTTATCCAGTGGCTTCGCCTTATGGCTGGTCAGCCAGCCACGTCTGCCGGCCTGGCAACTGGCGTTCGGTGCGCTGGTGATGGGTGCCGGTATCGCCAGCATGCACTACACCGGCATGGCAGCGATGCGCATGACCCCGGGTATCGACTACGACCCGACCTTGTTCGGCGCTTCGTTGTTGATCGCGGTAATGGCCTCCGGCGCCGCACTGTGGATCGCCTTCAACCTGCGTCGCAATACGCCTTACGTGCGCCTGGCGCGGGGTGCGGCGGCGGTGGTGATGGGCGTGGCCATTGTCGGCATGCACTACACCGGGATGGCCGCGGCGCAGTTTGCCGATGACAGTTTCTGCGGTGCCGCGCTAACGGGCTTGAGCGGCAAGGGCCTGGATAACCTGGTCTTGGTGACCTCCCTGGCGGTGTTGGTCATAGCGTTGTTGACCTCCTTGCTGGATGCCCGCCTGGAGGCGCGCACCGCTGTACTCGCCGATTCCTTGACCCTGGCCAACCAGGAACTGACCCACCTGGCACTGCACGACATGCTCACCGGCTTGCCCAATCGCACACTGCTGGCGGATCGCATTCAACAAGGCATTCAGGCGGTGTACGAGCAGGGCGGTTGCTTTGCGCTGATGTTTATCGACCTGGACGGCTTCAAGCCGGTCAACGATGCCTTCGGTCATCACATGGGCGATCAACTGCTGCGCGAGGTTGGCCTACGTCTGCGCGAGGACTTGCGCAGCCAGGACACCCTGGCCCGTATTGGCGGTGACGAGTTCGTGTTGCTGGTGCAATTGACCCAGCCGGACGATGCCATGGGCCTGGCCGAGCGTCAGGTCGGTCTGATCAATCGCGCTTTCACGGTGGCCGAGCATGAGCTGAAAATCTCCGCGAGTATCGGTATCGCCATGTTCCCGGGCAACGGTAATAACCCCCAGGAGCTGTTGATGAACGCCGACGCGGCGATGTATCACGCCAAGGGCATGGGCAAGAACGGCTACAGCTTCTTCGATGCGTCAATGAACACCAATGCGCGCAAGCAACTGCAATTGTTGCAGGACCTGCGCAATGCCCTCGAACACGGCGAGTTTCGCTTGTATTACCAGCCCAAGTTCGATGCGGTGAGCGGTATTGCCGTGGGGGCCGAGGCGTTGTTGCGCTGGGAGCATCCGCAACAAGGCTTGCTGCTGCCGGCAGCTTTTATCGCGCTGGCGGAGAAAACCGGGCTGATCATTGCCATCGGTGAATGGGTACTCGACGAAGCCTGCCGCCAGATGAGCCTGTGGTACGCACAGGGTTATCAGCGCTGGCGCATCGCCGTGAATCTTTCGGCGCTGCAGTTCTGTCATGCCGGGTTGGTCAACAGTGTTGCGGCTGCTCTGGAGCGCCACCAATTACCCGCCAACAGCCTCACGCTGGAGATCACCGAGACCACTGCCATGAGCGATGCCGATGCGAGCATGACGGTATTGCAGCAGCTCTCGGACATGGGCGTGGACCTGTCCATCGATGACTTTGGCACCGGTTACTCCAGCCTGATGTACCTCAAGCGCCTGCCGGCCAACGAGTTGAAGATCGACCGCGGCTTTGTACGCGACCTGGAGCACGACAGCGACGACGCCGCCATCGTCTCGGCCATCGTCGCCCTCGGCCAGGCCCTGGACTTGCGGATCGTTGCCGAAGGCGTGGAAACCGATGCGCAGCAAAATTTCCTTACCCGCCTGGGGTGTGATTCCTTGCAAGGCTATTTGTTGGGGCATCCATTGCCGGCCGACAGTTTCATGGCAAACATCCTCGCCGGCGAAGATGCGCCAGCGCCTGACAAAAGCCATCAGTGA